The following are encoded in a window of Arctopsyche grandis isolate Sample6627 chromosome 4, ASM5162203v2, whole genome shotgun sequence genomic DNA:
- the Nipped-A gene encoding transcription-associated protein Nipped-A, which produces MYQLYKQNVHHEVSNFIPLIMETITLQPPSAQRQSLSFNKEVLVDFMGAQIKTLAFLAYIIRVYQEVVASHAALMVKGIIGLLTLCPPEVTHLRKELIIATRHILATELRIKFVPYMERLFDEDVLLGGGWTVHESLRPLAYSTLADLVHHVRQHLPLSDLARAVHLFSKNVHDESLPTSIQTMSCKLLLNLVDCIRQRSEGDATTSAGASTTSVNNPTQGNMQGRQLLLRILEVFVLKFKTISKLQLPILLAKCKNLNGTNSTPGSTAPAATAQTPVTTTAPLDIKVEEERTPPETVDMFATSKTEEKSKFGFPTSQVNNYNVADYRTLVKTLVCGVKTITWGCASCKGGVDGSPAQKQFQPKETLVFIRLVRWGLQSLDIYTIQTSTPNTSTTPRSPASLVRSKEEKEVLEHFSGVFSMMNPQTFQEIFTATISHMVERINKNMTLQIIANTFLSNPTTSPIFATVLVEYLLERMEEMGSNIERSNLYLRLFKLVFGSVSLFPAENEHMLRPHLHNIVNKAMEYAMTAKEPFNYFLLLRALFRSIGGGSHDLLYQEFLPLLPNLLEGLNRLQSGLHKQHMKDLFVELCLTVPVRLSSLLPYLPMLMDPLVSALNGSHTLISQGLRTLELCVDNLQPDFLYEHIQPVRADLMQALWRTLQNNDVARIAFRVLGKFGGGNRKMMIEPQRLDYKEVDSIEPAIVAFFQDHHRPIEFSVSKIIDTAVTALKSSTSDPFYRRQSWEVLRCYLAASLCLDDDKHTLRKLFFHPLYVEGKISPLTGPHYKCTDSVARTTHQNALTGLFVASAVKELSQMVIPTMLSLVKHYTMVAIAQQAGPFAFTEHQSLQGTGLDPLVLIDAIAVIMGYEEKELCKPGQVALVTLMDTSAIILGSKERACQLPFMEYLAERMSLLCYERAWYAKLGGCIAIKIMFEKMAVKWVYQHMFTFLKAFIFVMMDLTGEVSSGAIDMAKVNLEKMVRVCVTGSSNGISEQSMSSIDPDILLTRKKALHDVLCELVRQITSPYILVREQAMSSLRLIAELQNKTVTQVMDPHRDVLVDIIPPKKHLLRHQSANAQMGLMDGTTFCTTLNPRLFTIDLDIVEHKVFFLELISLCEAEDAVLAKFACYKGVNLVPLRKSSLSALAACYYIPCNDSMGEKIFNVLYKALEKPDAELQQAAFECMQTFLSGYQIEMDKVHSVMRPLLLTLGDYRNLTVNNAKRLSYLTQLFPSSFNEKLSEQLLQLLKKLLEFYIQTNRGTNFLGASKTGENEQKIILIIGIFHQIPAASSKLIDVLCKLVLQTEKSLMVEAGSPFREPLIKFLLRYPKETMELLLQDNNIKDQQWSRFLTYLVVNKKGKPYREVLQTIKKPRLLALLLAHSQSVQGLTHTDKSEMQYQAIRIVSLLIKNDDQWFSSQHDLVEALKRIWCNDQYQELHKNVDNIDSSHWKEPKLIVKILLHYFCHHPNDIDLLFQLLRALCDRFIPVFQFLRDFLENTVAQNYTVEWKRRAFFKFVEHFPNDTMSQELKAKVLQMILIPCFAVSFDKGHKIVGGPPSPYQDNPDNVVSVFINNVIDPENPFGCSDSVRISLLQFACLLLEQASAHIHDANNKKQGNKLRRLMTFAWPCLLAKNFVDPAARYHGHLLLSHIIAKFAIHKRIVLQVFHSLLKAHAVEARQVVRQALEILTPAMPHRMEDGNTMLTHWTKKIIVEDGHSMQQLLHILQLIVRHYKVYYPIRHALIAHMVGGMQKLAFSSTTSIDHRRLAVEVAEVIIKWELQRIKDEAEDPDGITLFPITCGIKRPSSEDMSSLEQRKPLNTGWSSPSQSSTSMQSNPKVDPESSKPIERAHADVVLNLLIRIACQVQINESTSVGGSPAEQLARRCVTLFKTALKPDVWPQQCDLKLAWFDKVFIAVESSSAPNYGNICTALEILTFLLNVMKKEQILAALKPLQRGLAACITSVNTKVIRLVHSLLAKLMELFPTEPVGCNVASKYEELETLYACVSKMIFEGLANYEKNANASPSTLYGTLMMLKAACLKNESYIDRLITPFMRVLQRMSKEHLNPSPTDTNPVYSELLILSLDLIKSRVVVMGFEMKKTFIGTILVGLIDKTQDPKVMKAIARILDEWMKSKNSAALNQAPSIREKSILLGKMMHNVERRFPDDLELNAQFLELVNFVYRDEHLKSSELTSKLEPAFLSGLRCPQPHIRAKFFEVFDGSMRRRLHDRLLYIICSQNWEAIGPHYWIKQCIELLIVTTVSSTQIQLTNEQNLLPSIASVINQADCDEKKNFVIYTSVKEELPDSFEGLEQEKDDVMDMDLSSVDSNTNSRRDDLDKQVPNRQVALTRLINQEFDFLESARKVRTEQFLISSAQLCHMDEQLAHWVWLNMFPKLWSILDDRQLNTLIPEIVPFISSGTHVIQKDTQSQMSSITTFVEALSRCNPPLIIKPALMKYLGKSHNLWHRMTLNMEQMAFDVTLITKLKREPSDCYDFEPDNTPQNDVLDTLSDMYELLFEEDMWSGLWQKHAHYRETNVAIAYEQQGFYEQAQGAYDVAMFKLKQDCSIGPAPYSIQKECMLWTNHWVKCAKELNQWDLLLEIGQARGERNPFLILESSWRNPNWTQMKEALKEIEYSCPKEMGWQVNLYRGFLNICQPGDQNLSTVERYVENASALCMREWRRLPHIVSHAHLPLLRAAQQIMELSEAAQIHQGLLHSRTNSLHDMKAIVKTWRNRLPVVADNLSHWGAIFTWRQHQYQFIASHYDSQTDQATNHSMLGVHASAQAIIHFAKIARKHNLSGVCLDSLQRIYTIPSVPIVDCFQKIRQQVKCHLQMAWSNGKTELQEGLDMIESTNFKYFTKDMTAEFYAFKGMLLAQLGRSEEANKAFSAAVQLHDTLVKAWALWGDYLEQIFTRDSRQISIGVSAMTCFLHACRHQNESKSRKYFAKVLWMLSYDDEKGSLMEALDRYSVGVPQIQWLPWIPQLLCCLVQYDGNVILNLLSQVGRIFPQAVYFPIRTLYLTLKIEQREKYKSAELAAQVAGKNIQQPNSDVNDIHKSQTATSSAGSANVSGTASSTTASGSSETGPIKATLPMWRCSKIMHMQRDIHPTVLSSLEGIVDQMVWFRENWYEEVIRQLRQGLTKCYAIAFDNRGSVNEATITPHTLNFVKKVVSHFGTGIGVKNISSTVGGTFSSAASESLARRAQAIVQDPIFQKMKSQFSIDFDFTQPGAMKLHKLIFKLNKWVKILEAKSKLLPRSTLFEDKCRFLSNFSLKTAEIELPGEFLLPKHAHYFVRIARFMPRLEVVQKHNTAARRLYIRGHNGKIYPYLLVNDSGLGDARREERVLQLLRMLNLYLGKQKETSKRFLHFTVPRVVAVSPQMRLVEDNQSSLALLDIYRTTCVNNDIEHEAPIARYYSRLAAVQARGSQASHQVLRDILKEVQASIVPRTLLKDWATRTFQSATDYWTFRKMFTLQLSLACFAEYVLHLTRLNPDMMYIHQDSGLVNISYFKFDIDDSTGELESNRPVPFRLTPNLAEFITSIGISGPLTASAIATARALVTPNFKLQAILRTILRDEMVVAYKKRLEDKTNILPGSNAVGDVKPVEIDNETIITMVTKAVTAIMNRLNSLAQFDGTDSKVSTLVAAANSHDNLCRMDPAWQPWL; this is translated from the exons TGGGTGCTCAAATCAAGACCTTAGCTTTCTTGGCTTACATTATAAGAGTTTATCAAGAAGTAGTTGCCAGCCATGCAGCCTTAATGGTTAAAGGAATTATTGGACTTCTCACACTTTGTCCTCCTGAAGTTACACATTTGCGAAAAGAATTGATCATAGCAACTAGACACATATTGGCTACCGAACTTagaataa aatTCGTTCCCTACATGGAGAGACTTTTCGATGAAGATGTTTTACTCGGTGGTGGTTGGACTGTCCATGAATCTCTAAGACCATTAGCATATTCTACCCTCGCTGATTTGGTGCATCATGTTCGACAGCATTTACCATTATCAGATCTAGCCAGAGCTGTACATcttttttctaaaaatgttCATGATGAGTCTTTGCCAACTAG tattcAAACAATGTCTTGTAAATTGCTTTTGAATCTCGTTGATTGTATTCGACAACGGTCAGAAGGAGATGCTACAACTTCAGCTGGTGCATCTACGACAAGTGTAAATAATCCAACTCAAGGAAATATGCAAGGAAGACAGTTGCTTTTGCGAATTTTAGAAGTATTTGtcttaaaattcaagacaattTCCAAATTGCAGTTACCAATTTTACTAGCTAAATG caaAAATTTAAATGGCACAAATTCTACACCCGGAAGTACCGCACCTGCAGCTACAGCCCAAACTCCAGTCACTACGACTGCTCCATTAGATATAAAAGTTGAAGAAGAAAGAACTCCACCAGAAACAGTTGACATGTTTGCCACTTCTAAAACTGAAGAAAAATCCAAATTTGGATTTCCTACATCTCAAGTCAACAACTATAATGTTGCAGATTATAGAACGCTTGTGAAAACATTAGTCTGTGGAGTTAAAACAATTACTTGGGGATGTGCTTCGTGCAAG ggtGGGGTAGACGGTTCTCCGGCTCAGAAACAATTTCAACCAAAGGAAACACTTGTGTTTATTCGCCTCGTAAGATGGGGTCTTCAATCTTTagatatttatacaatacagACTAGCACTCCAAACACATCCACAACTCCACGGTCTCCTGCATCTTTAGTTAGGTCCAAAGAAGAAAAAGAAGTTCTTGAACATTTCAGTGGTGTT TTTTCTATGATGAATCCTCAGACTTTCCAAGAAATCTTCACTGCTACTATTTCTCATATGGtggaaagaataaataaaaatatgacattACAAATCATCGCGAATACGTTTTTGTCCAATCCAACAACATCGCCAATATTTGCAACTGTTTTAGTGGAATATTTGTTGGAACGCATGGAGGAAATGGGCTCAAATATTGAACGATCTAATTTGTATCTGAGATTATTCAAACTTGTGTTCGGTTCCGTGAGTCTGTTTCCGGCTGAGAATGAGCATATGCTTCGACCTCATCttcataatattgtaaataaagcAATGGAATATGCGATGACAGCGAAAGAGCCTTTCAACTATTTTCTTTTACTGCGAGCATTATTCCGTTCGATTGGCGGTGGTAGTCATGATTTATTGTATCAAGAATTTCTCCCTCTATTGCCAAATTTGCTTGAAGGGTTAAATCGATTACAAAGTGGACTTCATAAACAACACATGAAGGATTTGTTTGTCGAACTGTGTTTGACTGTACCAGTTAGACTCAGTAGTCTTTTACCGTATTTGCCAATGTTAATGGATCCTCTTGTATCGGCATTGAATGGATCTCATACTTTAATATCGCAGGGCTTAAGGACACTCGAACTGTGCGTTGATAATTTACAACCAGATTTCTTATACGAGCATATACAACCTGTACGAGCAGATTTAATGCAAGCTCTATGGCGAACTTTGCAAAATAATGACGTTGCGCGAATAGCATTCAGGGTTCTTGGCAAATTCGGTGGTGGAAATCGCAAGATGATGATTGAACCCCAACGCTTGGATTATAAAGAGGTTGATTCCATTGAACCTGCAATCGTCGCTTTCTTCCAAGATCATCACAGACCAATAGAATTTTCCGTTTCTAAAATAATTGACACGGCAGTTACCGCTTTGAAGTCCAGCACATCTGATCCATTTTACAGACGCCAAAGTTGGGAAGTTTTGCGCTGTTATTTGGCGGCATCTTTGTGTTTGGATGATGATAAGCATACTTTGAGAAAATTGTTTTTCCACCCGCTATATGTAGAAGGAAAGATTTCACCTTTGACGGGCCCTCATTACAAGTGTACTGATAGTGTTGCTAGAACAACACATCAAAATGCTTTGACTGGTCTATTTGTAGCCTCGGCTGTGAAAGAACTGAGTCAAATGGTTATACCTACAATGCTGTCATTAGTCAAGCATTATACCATGGTGGCTATTGCTCAACAGGCTGGTCCTTTCGCATTTACTGAACACCAGAGTTTACAAGGTACTGGACTCGATCCTTTGGTACTCATCGACGCTATTGCTGTGATTATGGGCTATGAAGAAAAAGAACTGTGTAAACCTGGACAAGTGGCTTTAGTCACTTTAATGGATACATCTGCTATCATATTGGGAAGTAAAGAACGAGCTTGCCAACTTCCTTTCATGGAGTATTTAGCTGAAAGAATGTCACTTTTGTGTTACGAGAGAGCATGGTATGCAAAACTAGGAGGATGTATTGCTATTAAAATAATGTTCGAAAAAATGGCTGTCAAATGGGTATATCAGCACATGTTTACCTTTCTTAAagcatttatatttgttatgatGGATCTCACCGGAGAGGTTTCTAGCGGGGCTATCGATATGGCCAaggtgaatttagaaaaaatggtCCGAGTTTGTGTTACCGGTAGCTCGAATGGTATCAGTGAGCAGTCGATGAGTTCAATTGATCCTGATATCTTATTAACCCGAAAGAAAGCTTTACACGATGTATTGTGTGAACTGGTGCGTCAGATTACTAGCCCATATATTTTGGTTCGAGAGCag GCTATGAGTTCTCTCCGTTTAATTGCCGAGTTACAAAATAAAACAGTCACTCAAGTTATGGATCCACATCGGGATGTATTGGTTGATATTATTCCACCCAAAAAACACTTGCTGAGACATCAATCTGCTAATGCGCAAATGGGTTTGATGGATGGTACCACTTTCTGCACCACGCTGAATCCTAGACTTTTTACAATCG ATTTAGATATCGTTGAACATAAAGTGTTCTTCCTTGAATTGATATCGCTCTGTGAAGCTGAAGATGCTGTTCTTGCAAAATTCGCATGTTATAAAGGAGTCAACTTAGTTCCATTACGTAAATCTAGTTTAAGCGCCTTGGCTGCGTGTTATTACATTCCATGTAATGATAGTATGGGTGAAAAGATTTTTAACGTTTTATATAAAGCATTAGAGAAACCAGATGCCGAGTTGCAAcaa GCTGCTTTTGAGTGTATGCAAACATTTTTGAGTGGTTATCAGATAGAGATGGATAAAGTGCATTCTGTTATGAGACCTTTATTATTGACATTGGGAGATTACAGAAATTTAACTGTAAATAATGCCAAGAGATTATCTTATTTAACTCAACTATTTCCTTCATCCTTCAATGAAAAACTCTCTgaacaattattacaattactTAAAAAATTGCTGGAATTCTATATACAAACTAATCGAG GAACTAACTTCTTGGGTGCATCCAAAACTGgtgaaaatgaacaaaaaataattttaataataggcATATTTCATCAAATACCAGCTGCATCTAGCAAACTAATCGATGTTCTATGCAAACTAGTTCTTCAAACAGAAAAATCATTAATGGTTGAAGCTGGATCTCCCTTCCGAGAGcctttaatcaaatttttattgag GTATCCAAAGGAAACTATGGAATTATTACTTCAAGATAATAACATTAAAGATCAGCAGTGGAGTCGATTCCTTACTTATcttgttgtaaataaaaaaggGAAACCATATCGGGAAGTTCTACAAACCATTAAGAAACCAAGATTACTTGCATTACTTTTAGCCCATTCCCAAAGTGTACAAGGTTTAACACACACAGATAAAAGCGAAATGCAGTATCAAGCTATAAGAATCGTTTCGCTTTTGATAAAGAACGATGATCAGTGGTTTTCATCACAACACGACCTTGTCGAAGCATTGAAAAGAATTTGGTGTAATGACCAATATCAG GAATTGCACAAAAATGTCGACAATATTGATTCATCGCATTGGAAAGAGCCAAAATTGattgtcaaaattttattacattacttTTGCCATCATCCTAAtgatattgatttattatttcaactCCTTCGAGCTTTGTGTGATCGTTTCATTCCAGTTTTTCAA TTTTTACGAGATTTCTTGGAAAATACAGTTGCACAGAACTATACTGTGGAATGGAAAAGGCGTGCTTTCTTCAAATTTGTCGAACATTTCCCTAATGATACTATGTCTCAGGAGCTAAAAGCCAAAGTTCTTCAAATGATATTAATTCCATGCTTTGCTGTGAGCTTCGATAAAGGTCACAAAATTGTTGGAGGACCTCCATCACCTTATCAAGATAATCCTGACAATGTCGTTTCAGTATTTATCAataat GTAATTGATCCAGAAAATCCATTCGGTTGTTCTGACAGTGTTAGAATATCACTTTTACAATTTGCGTGTTTGCTTTTGGAACAAGCATCTGCACACATTCATGATGCTAACAATAAAAAGCAAGGAAATAAGCTTCGGCGACTCATGACATTTGCTTGGCCATGCTTACTCGCTAAAAATTTCGTCGATCCAGCTGCAAg atatcatGGACATTTGTTGTTAAGTCACATTATTGCAAAGTTTGCAATTCATAAAAGGATTGTTTTGCAAG TTTTTCATAGTCTACTAAAAGCTCACGCTGTAGAAGCTCGTCAAGTTGTAAGACAGGCTCTTGAAATTTTAACTCCGGCTATGCCACATCGGATGGAAGATGGAAACACAATGCTCACTCACTGGACAAAAAAGATTATCGTTGAAGATGGTCATTCGATGCAAcaacttttacatatattacaattgatagTTCGACActataaa GTTTATTATCCTATTCGGCATGCGTTAATCGCACATATGGTCGGTGGAATGCAAAAATTGGCATTCTCTAGTACCACTTCAATTGATCATCGACGTCTTGCAGTGGAGGTAGCTGAAGTTATTATCAAATGGGAACTACAGCGCATTAAAGACGAAGCTGAGGATCcagat ggaATAACGTTGTTCCCAATAACATGTGGAATCAAACGACCATCTTCAGAAGATATGTCTTCTCTAGAACAACGTAAACCATTGAACACTGGTTGGTCCAGTCCTTCACAATCTTCTACCTCAATGCAATCAAATCCAAAAGTTGATCCTGAATCTTCAAAACCTATCGAGCGAGCTCATGCTGATGTTGTTTTAAATCTATTGATTAGAATTGCCTGCCAAGTTCAA ATAAATGAGAGCACTTCAGTCGGAGGATCACCTGCAGAACAACTTGCTAGACGATGCGTTACACTCTTTAAAACTGCTTTGAAACCTGATGTTTGGCCTCAACAGTGTGATCTAAAATTAGCCTGGTTCGATAAAGTGTTTATTGCGGTTGAAAGTAGTTCAGCTCCTAATTATGGAAACATATGCACTGCATTGGAAATACTTACATTTTTACTAAATGTAATGAAGAAAGAACAAATTTTAGCAGCACTTAAACCTCTTCAGCGTGGGTTAGCTGCATGCATTACAAGCGTTAATACAAAAGTAATTCGCTTAGTTCACAGTTTGCTTGCTAAATTAATGGAACTTTTCCCAACTGAACCTGTTGGTTGTAATGTCGCTTCAAAATATGAAGAACTAGAAACACTCTACGCCTGTGTCAGTAAAATGATATTTGAAGGTCTGGCTAATTATGAGAAAAATGCAAATGCCAGTCCGAGCACACTATATGGCACACTGATGATGTTAAAGGCAGCTTGCCTTAAAAACGAATCATACATTGATCGATTAATAACACCTTTCATGAGAGTTCTTCAACGTATGTCTAAAGAGCATTTAAACCCATCACCAACTGATACCAATCCTGTATATTCAGAGTTATTGATTTTGAGTTTGGACCTTATTAAATCAAGAGTGGTTGTAATGGGATTTGAAATGAAGAAGACCTTTATCGGCACTATTTTAGTCGGTCTTATAGATAAAACTCAAGATCCAAAAGTAATGAAAGCAATTGCAAGAATTCTTGACGAGTGGATGAAGAGTAAGAATTCTGCAGCTTTAAATCAAGCTCCTTCGATCAGAGAAAAATCAATTCTATTAGGAAAAATGATGCATAATGTCGAAAGGAGATTCCCTGATGATTTGGAGCTAAATGCTCAATTTTTGGAACTTGTCAATTTTGTCTACAG AGATGAACATCTTAAATCATCCGAATTGACCTCTAAATTAGAACCAGCTTTTCTCTCGGGATTGCGATGTCCGCAGCCACATATTCGTGCCAAATTTTTCGAAGTGTTTGATGGATCTATGCGACGACGCCTTCACGACAGGttgttgtatattatatgttctCAGAATTGGGAAGCTATTGGTCCTCACTATTGGATTAAACAATGCATCGAACTTTTAATCGTCACAACAGTATCAA GTACACAGATCCAACTCACCAATGAACAAAACTTACTACCGAGCATCGCTTCTGTAATCAATCAAGCAGATtgtgatgaaaagaaaaatttcGTCATTTATACGAGCGTTAAAGAAGAATTGCCTGACAGTTTTGAAGGTCTTGAACAAGAAAAAGATGACGTTATGGACATGGATCTTTCTAGTGTAGATTCAAATACAAATAGTCGTCGAGATGATTTAGACAAACAAGTTCCAAATAG gCAAGTTGCCTTAACGAGACTCATAAATCAAGAATTTGATTTCTTGGAATCGGCTCGTAAAGTACGAACAgaacaatttttgatttcttctGCACAATTGTGTCATATGGATGAGCAGCTGGCTCATTGGGTTTGGTTAAATATGTTCCCAAAACTTTGGTCCATTTTAGACGACAGACAGCTAAAT acTTTAATTCCAGAAATAGTTCCATTTATATCGTCAGGTACACATGTTATTCAGAAAGATACCCAATCGCAAATGAGTTCCATTACCACATTTGTTGAAGCTCTTTCCCGCTGCAATCCTCCACTTATTATTAAGCC AGCATTGATGAAATATTTGGGTAAATCTCATAACCTATGGCATAGAATGACTTTGAATATGGAACAAATGGCATTCGATGTAACTTTAATTACTAAACTCAAGCGTGAACCTTCTGACTGTTACGACTTCGAACCTGACAACACCCCAcaaaat gATGTATTAGACACGCTAAGTGATATGTACGAATTATTATTTGAAGAGGATATGTGGTCTGGGCTGTGGCAAAAGCATGCTCACTACAGAGAAACGAATGTCGCCATAGCTTATGAACAGCAAGGCTTTTATGAACAAGCTCAA GGAGCTTATGATGTCGCGATGTTCAAGTTGAAGCAAGATTGCTCAATTGGACCTGCTCCATATTCAATACAAAAAGAATGTATGTTGTGGACTAACCATTGGGTCAAATGTGCAAAGGAGTTGAATCAATGGGATTTGTTGTTAGAAATAGGACAGGCTCGTGGAGAGAGAAATCCATTTTTGATATTAGAAAGTTCGTGGCGCAATCCTAATTGGACACAGATGAAGGAAGCATTAAAAGAAATCGAATATAGTTGTCCAAAAGAAATgg GTTGGCAAGTAAATTTGTATCGTGGATTTTTGAATATATGCCAACCGGGCGATCAAAACCTGAGCACTGTAGAAAGATATGTTGAAAATGCTTCTGCACTTTGTATGAGAGAATGGAGACGGCTTCCGCATATAGTCTCCCACGCTCATTTACCGCTTCTTCGTGCAGCTCAGCAAATTATGGAATTATCCGAAGCAGCACAAATACATCAA GGTCTTTTACATAGTCGTACGAATTCTTTACATGACATGAAAGCAATCGTAAAGACGTGGCGGAATAGACTTCCTGTTGTTGCCGATAATTTATCTCATTGGGGAGCTATATTCACTTGGAGACAGCATCAATATCAATTTATTGCTTCCCATTATGATTCTCAAACGGACCAAGCAACCAATCATTCGATGCTCGGAGTACACGCTAGTGCACAAGCTATAATTCATTTTGCAAAGATAGCACGCAAGCATAATCTTTCCGGCGTGTGTTTGGATTCCCTTCAGAGGATATACACCATACCGAGTGTACCGATTGTTGATTGTTtccaaaaaattcgacaacaaGTGAAATGTCATCTTCAAATGGCATGGAGCAATGGCAAAACCGAATTACAAGAGGGTCTCGATATGATCGAGTCTACTAATTTCAAATACTTCACCAAAGATATGACAGCTGAATTCTACGCATTCAAAGGAATGCTCTTAGCCCAATTGGGACGATCCGAAGAAGCGAATAAAGCGTTCAGTGCAGCCGTACAGTTGCACGATACTTTGGTTAAAGCTTGGGCTCTTTGGGGCGATTATTTGGAACAAATATTTACTAGAGATTCTCGACAAATATCCATTGGTGTATCGGCGATGACTTGCTTCTTACATGCTTGCAGACATCAGAATGAATCCAAGTctagaaaatattttgcaaag GTATTGTGGATGTTAAGCTACGATGATGAAAAAGGCAGTTTAATGGAAGCACTTGATAGATATTCTGTTGGTGTTCCTCAAATACAATGGTTACCGTGGATTCCCCAATTATTATGTTGCTTAGTTCAATACGAtggaaatgttattttgaatttaCTTAGCCAG gTTGGACGAATATTTCCACAAGCTGTATATTTCCCCATTCGTACTCTGTATCTTACATTGAAAATTGAACAACGGGAGAAGTATAAGAGTGCAGAGCTAGCAGCACAAGTAGCCGGAAAAAATATCCAACAGCCAAAT agtGATGTAAATGATATTCACAAATCCCAAACTGCCACTTCATCTGCTGGAAGTGCAAATGTGTCAGGCACCGCTAGCTCAACAACTGCCAGTGGTTCATCTGAGACAGGGCCAATTAAAGCTACCTTGCCTATGTGGAGATGTTCAAAAATAATGCACATGCAAAGAGATATTCATCCTACAGTGTTGTCCTCTTTGGAAGGCATTGTTGATCAA ATGGTTTGGTTTAGAGAAAATTGGTACGAGGAAGTGATTAGACAGTTGAGACAGGGTCTGACTAAGTGTTACGCCATAGCATTTGACAATCGAGGCTCCGTGAATGAAGCAACCATTACACCGCATACTTTAAACTTTGTCAAAAAAGTTGTATCTCATTTTGGTACTGGAATTGGAGTCA aaaatatatcGAGTACCGTGGGTGGAACGTTTTCATCAGCAGCTTCTGAGAGTTTGGCACGTAGAGCTCAAGCGATTGTACAAGATCCTATATTCCAGAAGATGAAGAGTCAATTCTCGATTGATTTCGATTTTACACAACCTGGAGCaatgaaattacataaattgatatttaagcTAAATAAATGGGTGAAGATATTGGAAGCCAAATCTAAGCTTTTGcctag atcgaCACTTTTTGAAGATAAATGCCGATTTCTTTCTAACTTCAGTCTAAAAACTGCTGAGATCGAATTACCGGGAGAATTTCTATTGCCAAAACATGCTCATTATTTTGTAAGAATAGCCCGATTTATGCCACGTTTAGAAGTCGTGCAGAAGCACAATACAGCTGCAAGACGTTTATATATAAGAGGACACAATGGAAAGATATATCCATATCTCTTGGTGAACGATTCAGGTCTAGGAGACGCTAGAAGGGAAGAAAGAGTTTTGCAATTGCTTCGAATGCTCAATCTTTATTTgggaaaacaaaaagaaacttcgAAGAGATTCTTGCATTTCACAGTGCCCCGTGTCGTTGCTGTGTCGCCTCAGATGAGACTCGTCGAAGACAACCAAAGTTCACTGGCTCTTTTGGATATATACCGCACAACTTGCGTCAATAATGACATAGAGCACGAAGCTCCAATCGCTCGGTACTACAGTAGAT